The following coding sequences are from one Ancylobacter sp. TS-1 window:
- a CDS encoding glycerate kinase: MTDASARAFLDRLFTAAVAAAHPSTCLPPALPPPPAHGRLILLAAGKAAGSMLEVAERHYLDELGFDPARLAGIGVARHGYGRPTRLLEMVEAGHPVPDAAGLAGAQKAIDLAASATADDLVLVLLSGGASANWIAPAFGVELDDKRALTRALLRSGANITEINTVRKHLSRIKGGRLAALAQPAKVVTLSVSDVPGDDPAVIGSGPTVPDPTTLAEARDVLARYRIDPPPSIAVALRDPASESPKPGDPAFANAEYILISRPADSFVAAEKIVREAGIEPILLGDNLEGEAREVAAAQAARALELKGAGTRAVLLSGGELTVTMRGQGRGGPNQEFALALAVALDGASDIYAVAGDTDGTDGGGGDASDPAGAYVMPDTLARARAAGLDPAAFLANNDSTSFFEPLGDLLTPGPTCTNVNDFRAVFVDV, encoded by the coding sequence ATGACGGATGCTTCGGCGCGTGCCTTTCTTGATCGCCTGTTCACGGCTGCGGTTGCGGCCGCCCATCCCTCGACCTGTCTGCCCCCGGCCCTGCCGCCGCCGCCCGCCCATGGAAGGCTGATCCTGCTCGCCGCCGGCAAGGCCGCCGGCTCCATGCTCGAGGTCGCCGAGCGCCATTATCTCGACGAGCTCGGCTTCGATCCCGCCCGGCTCGCCGGCATCGGTGTCGCCCGCCACGGCTATGGCCGCCCGACGCGCCTTCTGGAGATGGTCGAGGCCGGCCATCCGGTGCCGGATGCCGCCGGGCTCGCCGGCGCGCAGAAGGCGATCGACCTTGCGGCGTCCGCGACCGCCGACGACCTCGTGCTGGTGCTGCTTTCGGGCGGCGCCTCGGCCAACTGGATCGCCCCCGCGTTCGGCGTCGAGCTCGACGACAAGCGCGCGCTGACCCGCGCTTTGCTGCGCTCGGGCGCCAATATCACCGAAATCAACACCGTGCGTAAGCATCTCTCGCGCATCAAGGGCGGGCGCCTGGCGGCGCTGGCCCAGCCGGCCAAGGTGGTGACGCTCTCGGTCTCCGACGTGCCGGGCGACGATCCGGCGGTGATCGGCTCCGGCCCCACCGTGCCCGATCCGACCACGCTGGCCGAGGCGCGCGACGTGCTGGCGCGCTACCGCATCGACCCGCCGCCCTCCATCGCGGTGGCGCTGCGCGACCCGGCCAGCGAGTCGCCCAAGCCCGGCGATCCGGCCTTCGCCAATGCCGAGTACATCCTCATTTCGCGCCCGGCGGATTCCTTCGTCGCGGCGGAGAAGATCGTCCGCGAGGCCGGCATCGAGCCGATCCTGCTCGGCGACAATCTGGAAGGCGAGGCGCGCGAGGTCGCCGCCGCGCAGGCCGCCCGCGCGCTGGAGCTCAAGGGCGCCGGCACCCGCGCCGTGCTGCTCTCGGGCGGCGAACTGACCGTGACCATGCGCGGGCAGGGACGCGGCGGCCCGAACCAGGAATTCGCGCTGGCGCTCGCCGTGGCGCTGGATGGCGCATCCGACATCTACGCGGTGGCGGGCGACACGGACGGCACCGATGGCGGCGGCGGCGATGCCAGCGACCCGGCTGGCGCCTATGTGATGCCCGACACGCTGGCCCGCGCCCGCGCGGCCGGTCTCGATCCTGCCGCCTTTCTCGCCAATAACGATTCCACCAGCTTCTTCGAACCCTTGGGCGACCTGCTGACGCCGGGTCCGACCTGCACCAACGTCAATGATTTCCGAGCCGTTTTCGTCGACGTCTGA
- a CDS encoding N-formylglutamate amidohydrolase, with amino-acid sequence MRRLSTEDLATEDLATGTPVAAAPADDPAHAPSDDPPESYAAFERIPGTLDRGLILLCDHASNALPPGYGSLGLPKAELERHIGYDIGAAGVTRMLAHRLGCPALLTRFSRLLIDPNRGEDDPTLVMRLSDGAVVPGNRHVGPEEIERRLARFHRPYHAAINDEIEAALAVGVVPAILSMHSFTPVWRGVARPWHAAVLWDSDPRFTRELIEALEAPGDLIVGDNEPYDGALRGDCLFRHATLRGLASTLLEIRQDLIADADGQRLWADRLAGLLPAILAVPELHAVRSYGSRTGPVPPI; translated from the coding sequence ATGCGCCGCCTCTCGACGGAAGATCTCGCAACGGAAGATCTCGCGACGGGCACTCCCGTCGCCGCCGCCCCGGCCGACGACCCGGCCCACGCCCCGTCCGACGACCCGCCCGAGAGCTACGCCGCCTTCGAGCGCATTCCCGGGACGCTGGATCGTGGCCTCATCCTGCTGTGCGACCATGCCTCCAACGCGCTGCCGCCCGGCTACGGCTCGCTCGGCCTGCCGAAGGCGGAGCTGGAGCGCCATATCGGCTACGACATCGGCGCCGCCGGCGTCACCCGCATGCTGGCGCACCGGCTCGGCTGCCCGGCGCTGCTCACCCGCTTCTCGCGCCTGCTGATCGACCCCAACCGGGGCGAGGACGACCCGACGCTGGTCATGCGCCTTTCCGACGGCGCCGTCGTGCCGGGCAACCGTCATGTCGGGCCGGAGGAGATCGAGCGGCGCCTCGCCCGCTTCCACCGCCCCTATCACGCCGCCATCAATGACGAGATCGAGGCCGCGCTGGCGGTGGGCGTGGTGCCCGCCATCCTTTCCATGCACAGCTTCACCCCGGTCTGGCGCGGCGTGGCGCGCCCCTGGCACGCCGCCGTGCTGTGGGACAGCGACCCGCGCTTCACCCGCGAACTGATCGAGGCGCTGGAAGCGCCCGGCGACCTCATCGTCGGCGACAACGAGCCCTATGACGGCGCGCTGCGCGGCGACTGCCTGTTCCGCCACGCCACGCTGCGCGGCCTCGCCAGCACGCTGCTGGAAATCCGCCAGGACCTCATCGCCGACGCGGACGGCCAGCGCCTGTGGGCCGACCGGCTCGCCGGGCTGCTGCCGGCCATCCTCGCCGTGCCCGAGCTGCACGCGGTGCGCTCCTACGGCTCGCGCACAGGGCCGGTGCCGCCTATCTAG
- a CDS encoding DUF1244 domain-containing protein — protein MSEIDDRTRTELEAAAFRRLIAHLRARTDVQNIELMNLAGFCRNCLSNWMVDAARERGVPLDKEAARVAVYGMPYEEWKALHQKEASPEQKAAFSGPPAH, from the coding sequence ATGAGCGAGATCGACGACCGCACCCGCACCGAACTGGAGGCCGCCGCCTTCCGCCGGCTGATCGCGCATCTGCGCGCGCGCACCGACGTGCAGAACATCGAACTGATGAATCTGGCCGGCTTCTGCCGCAACTGCCTGTCGAACTGGATGGTCGACGCCGCCCGCGAGCGCGGCGTGCCGCTCGACAAGGAAGCCGCCCGCGTCGCCGTCTACGGCATGCCCTATGAGGAGTGGAAGGCGCTCCACCAGAAGGAGGCGAGCCCGGAACAGAAGGCCGCCTTCTCCGGTCCTCCCGCGCACTGA
- a CDS encoding DUF2312 domain-containing protein translates to MSDIPNDQPLSDAAAGFAKEQLKSFIERIERLEEEKKTIADDIKDVFAEAKGTGFDTKALREILKIRKQDADQRAEHEAIVDLYLQALGMVS, encoded by the coding sequence ATGTCCGATATCCCGAACGACCAGCCGCTGTCCGATGCCGCCGCCGGCTTCGCCAAGGAGCAGCTGAAGTCCTTCATCGAGCGCATCGAGCGGCTCGAGGAGGAGAAGAAGACCATTGCCGACGACATCAAGGACGTCTTCGCCGAGGCCAAGGGCACCGGCTTCGACACCAAGGCGCTGCGCGAGATCCTGAAGATCCGCAAGCAGGACGCCGACCAGCGCGCCGAGCACGAGGCCATCGTCGACCTGTATCTCCAGGCTCTGGGCATGGTCAGCTGA
- a CDS encoding DUF882 domain-containing protein, with product MRITKASLFGKALRGTALATVATLATLCGTTLLQDAVANGDTRTLTLHHVHSGASATVTFKKNGRYDPAALKQLNVLLQDWRRKEPTRMDPQLFDIVWEVYREVDATQPIEVIGGYRSPETNSMLRARSRGVAQTSLHMQGRAMDFYIPGVPLAKIREAGLRLQRGGVGFYPTSGSPFVHLDTGGVRHWPRMSRPELARVFPSGKTVHVPADGKPMSGYALALAEVESRGSEPGGAGAAFAGLSGGNDPKRAGKPAKNLFASLFSKDDDDEEAAPAAAAATEVAEAPASGAAATSAPAQVATKLAAADPVPLPQPNPLPRNVVAAAPAPAAPAAGRADLAALAAAIPLPQSRTGAAAPAAGAVVAAAVPMPQARPSEAGGLPELIVRGTGGQGPALAYADASGSIFAPERLQPGRAPAPPAGSAEAGRQMPASAAAAARNKPRAHSAEMLAEIRSLFSGPAVARNASLHTPELRRFAAFVAPPRQVVVTHFGDDASNGLSTTRFSGAAIVAVPVVAMVSGPAPLKNPL from the coding sequence GTGCGCATCACAAAAGCTAGTCTCTTCGGCAAGGCCCTCAGGGGCACGGCGCTGGCGACCGTCGCCACGCTCGCGACGCTGTGCGGCACCACGCTGCTGCAGGACGCCGTGGCCAATGGCGACACGCGCACCCTGACCCTGCACCATGTGCATTCCGGGGCCAGCGCCACCGTCACCTTCAAGAAGAACGGCCGCTACGATCCGGCGGCGCTGAAGCAGCTCAACGTGCTGCTGCAGGACTGGCGGCGGAAAGAGCCGACCAGGATGGACCCCCAGCTCTTCGATATCGTGTGGGAGGTCTATCGCGAGGTGGATGCCACCCAGCCGATCGAGGTGATCGGCGGCTACCGCTCGCCCGAGACCAATTCCATGCTGCGCGCCCGCTCGCGCGGCGTCGCCCAGACCAGCCTGCACATGCAGGGCCGGGCGATGGACTTCTACATTCCCGGCGTGCCGCTGGCGAAGATCCGCGAGGCCGGCCTGCGCCTCCAGCGCGGCGGCGTCGGCTTCTACCCCACCTCGGGCTCGCCCTTCGTGCATCTCGATACCGGCGGTGTGCGGCACTGGCCGCGCATGAGCCGGCCCGAACTCGCCCGCGTCTTCCCCTCGGGCAAGACGGTGCATGTGCCCGCCGACGGCAAGCCGATGTCGGGCTATGCGCTGGCGCTGGCCGAGGTCGAGTCGCGCGGCTCCGAGCCCGGCGGCGCGGGCGCCGCCTTCGCCGGCCTTTCCGGCGGCAACGATCCCAAGCGCGCCGGCAAGCCGGCCAAGAACCTGTTCGCCAGCCTGTTCAGCAAGGATGACGACGACGAGGAGGCCGCGCCGGCCGCCGCTGCCGCCACCGAGGTGGCCGAGGCGCCGGCTTCAGGCGCTGCCGCGACATCCGCGCCGGCGCAGGTCGCAACGAAGCTGGCGGCCGCCGATCCGGTGCCGCTGCCCCAGCCCAACCCGCTGCCGCGCAATGTGGTCGCCGCCGCGCCGGCTCCTGCCGCACCGGCGGCCGGCCGCGCCGATCTCGCCGCGCTTGCCGCCGCGATCCCGCTGCCGCAGTCACGGACCGGCGCCGCCGCTCCGGCGGCCGGCGCCGTGGTGGCGGCTGCCGTGCCGATGCCGCAGGCCCGGCCGAGCGAGGCCGGCGGCCTTCCCGAGCTTATCGTGCGCGGCACCGGCGGGCAGGGCCCGGCGCTCGCCTATGCCGATGCCAGCGGCAGCATCTTCGCCCCCGAGCGGCTCCAGCCCGGCCGCGCGCCGGCGCCCCCGGCCGGCTCGGCCGAGGCCGGGCGCCAGATGCCCGCTTCCGCCGCGGCCGCTGCGCGCAACAAGCCGCGCGCCCATTCGGCCGAGATGCTGGCGGAAATCCGCAGCCTGTTCAGCGGCCCGGCGGTCGCCCGCAACGCGTCGCTGCACACGCCGGAACTCAGGCGCTTCGCCGCCTTCGTGGCGCCTCCGCGCCAGGTGGTGGTGACGCATTTCGGCGACGACGCCTCGAACGGCCTGTCGACGACGCGTTTCAGCGGGGCGGCCATCGTGGCGGTGCCGGTCGTCGCCATGGTGTCGGGCCCGGCGCCGCTGAAGAACCCGCTCTGA
- a CDS encoding murein L,D-transpeptidase, which produces MSGRGEGYGRLERGARPAPRGAVLLPAAAGLAAFGLVLLAPLTFGVQPAQAQDMTGSAIALDHAGSGTGDGGGHFDASAVHAGGQGASPLPVVAADSEPFDMSGRRAPSPARRAALALYAQPQPGPSSDEPSTGPAIGAGAPGTGAATPGAATGQQSTPATVPAVPAPAVAMPAPAAVPAPGATVPTRLAELLSGPLVRLTPRLAEQQALVAFYTARGFQPAFTGAGKLAPLGQIALDTFAAAIVEGLNPADYAVPPLPAAPSDAQLAEAELRLAATTLLYARHVQSGRFNPATISKDVDPRPTVPDPAAVLALVTGQPNARAAFESFAPQYDEYRLLKQQLARLMAEGQVAGHAPIPPGRSLRPGERDPRVPMLRARLGIGGAPEDDVYDPLLVEAVRDFQTLSGQNPDGIVGRGTLGALNGSGGDQIPEIVANMERWRWVPHDVAPIYVMVNIPEFMVRLVVNEQVVHETRVVVGKPETPTPLLSETMQYAVFNPSWHVPPSIIRNEMLPKLMSDPYALERQGIDVVRNGRIIDPGSVDWSRGSQGYAFRQEPGERNALGRMKFMFPNKHAVYLHDTPSRALFARERRAFSHGCVRVHEPLAFAEVLFSLGLPGEGWTQPRIGKLIGGNEKSVPLKRRFPVHIVYFTTYVDAAGRLVTREDLYGINAATKAILGLDGTRRMADRGPATLAR; this is translated from the coding sequence ATGTCGGGTCGCGGCGAAGGATATGGTCGGCTTGAGCGCGGGGCGCGGCCTGCGCCGCGCGGGGCGGTGCTGCTGCCGGCAGCGGCCGGCCTCGCCGCTTTCGGCCTTGTCCTCCTCGCCCCGCTCACCTTCGGCGTGCAGCCGGCTCAGGCACAGGACATGACCGGCAGCGCCATCGCCCTCGACCATGCCGGCAGCGGCACCGGCGACGGCGGCGGCCATTTCGACGCCTCCGCCGTCCATGCCGGCGGGCAGGGCGCCTCGCCGCTGCCGGTCGTCGCCGCCGACAGCGAACCTTTCGACATGAGCGGCCGGCGCGCGCCGAGCCCGGCGCGCCGCGCGGCGCTCGCCCTCTATGCGCAGCCCCAGCCCGGCCCGTCGAGCGACGAGCCCTCGACCGGTCCCGCCATCGGCGCCGGCGCACCCGGTACCGGCGCCGCCACGCCCGGCGCCGCCACGGGCCAGCAATCGACACCCGCCACCGTCCCGGCAGTACCGGCACCGGCGGTGGCGATGCCGGCTCCTGCGGCCGTCCCGGCGCCGGGCGCCACCGTGCCGACCCGGCTGGCGGAGCTGCTTTCCGGCCCGCTGGTGCGCCTGACCCCGCGCCTCGCCGAACAGCAGGCGCTGGTCGCCTTCTACACGGCGCGCGGCTTCCAGCCGGCCTTCACCGGCGCCGGCAAGCTCGCCCCGCTCGGCCAGATCGCGCTCGACACCTTCGCGGCCGCCATCGTCGAGGGCCTGAACCCGGCCGACTATGCGGTGCCGCCGCTTCCCGCCGCGCCGAGCGACGCCCAGCTGGCGGAGGCGGAACTGCGCCTCGCCGCGACCACGCTGCTCTATGCGCGCCACGTCCAGAGCGGCCGCTTCAATCCCGCTACCATCTCCAAGGATGTCGACCCGCGCCCGACCGTGCCGGATCCGGCCGCCGTGCTGGCGCTGGTGACGGGGCAGCCCAATGCGCGCGCCGCCTTCGAGTCCTTCGCCCCGCAATATGACGAGTACCGGCTGCTGAAGCAGCAACTCGCCCGCCTGATGGCCGAGGGCCAGGTGGCCGGGCACGCGCCGATCCCGCCCGGCCGCTCGCTGCGGCCCGGCGAGCGAGACCCGCGCGTGCCGATGTTGCGCGCGCGGCTCGGCATAGGCGGCGCTCCGGAGGACGATGTCTACGACCCGCTGCTGGTGGAGGCGGTGCGCGACTTCCAGACCCTTTCCGGCCAGAACCCGGACGGCATCGTGGGACGCGGCACGCTCGGCGCGCTCAACGGTTCCGGCGGCGACCAGATCCCCGAGATCGTCGCCAACATGGAGCGCTGGCGCTGGGTGCCGCACGACGTGGCGCCGATCTATGTGATGGTGAACATTCCCGAATTCATGGTCCGGCTGGTGGTCAACGAGCAGGTCGTGCACGAGACCCGCGTCGTGGTCGGCAAGCCGGAGACGCCGACGCCGCTGCTCTCCGAGACCATGCAGTACGCCGTGTTCAATCCGTCCTGGCACGTGCCGCCGAGCATCATCCGCAACGAGATGCTGCCCAAGCTGATGTCCGACCCCTATGCGCTGGAGCGCCAGGGCATCGATGTGGTGCGCAACGGGCGCATCATCGATCCCGGCTCGGTCGACTGGAGCCGGGGCTCGCAGGGCTATGCCTTCCGGCAGGAGCCGGGCGAGCGCAATGCGCTGGGGCGCATGAAGTTCATGTTCCCCAACAAGCACGCGGTCTATCTGCACGACACGCCCAGCCGCGCGCTGTTCGCCCGCGAGCGCCGCGCCTTCAGCCATGGCTGCGTACGCGTGCACGAGCCGCTGGCCTTCGCCGAGGTGCTGTTCTCGCTCGGCCTGCCGGGCGAGGGCTGGACCCAGCCGCGCATCGGCAAGCTGATCGGCGGCAATGAGAAGTCGGTGCCGCTGAAGCGCCGCTTCCCGGTGCACATCGTCTATTTCACCACCTATGTCGACGCCGCCGGTCGCCTCGTCACCCGCGAGGATCTCTACGGCATCAACGCCGCCACGAAGGCGATTCTCGGCCTCGACGGCACCCGCCGCATGGCCGATCGCGGGCCGGCGACCCTGGCGCGCTGA
- the purE gene encoding 5-(carboxyamino)imidazole ribonucleotide mutase codes for MSDQSTAGQRPVAIIMGSQSDWETMRHAAETLEALGVGHDCLIVSAHRTPDRMYAFAKGAKAAGYKAIIAGAGGAAHLPGMVASLTSLPVFGVPVESKALSGLDSLYSIVQMPAGIPVGTLAIGKAGATNAGLLAAAVLALSDPALAQRLDAWRAARTAAVSERPE; via the coding sequence ATGAGCGACCAGAGCACGGCCGGCCAGCGGCCCGTCGCCATCATCATGGGCAGCCAGTCGGACTGGGAGACCATGCGCCACGCCGCCGAGACGCTGGAAGCGCTGGGCGTCGGCCATGACTGCCTCATCGTCTCCGCCCACCGCACGCCCGATCGCATGTATGCCTTTGCCAAGGGCGCGAAGGCGGCCGGCTACAAGGCGATCATCGCCGGGGCCGGCGGCGCCGCCCATCTGCCGGGCATGGTCGCGTCGCTGACAAGCCTGCCGGTGTTCGGCGTGCCGGTGGAATCCAAGGCGCTGTCCGGCCTCGACAGCCTCTATTCCATCGTGCAGATGCCCGCCGGCATCCCGGTCGGCACGCTCGCCATCGGCAAGGCCGGCGCCACCAATGCCGGCCTCCTCGCCGCCGCCGTGCTCGCCCTTTCCGATCCGGCGCTGGCGCAGCGGCTCGACGCCTGGCGCGCGGCGCGCACCGCCGCCGTGTCGGAGCGCCCGGAATGA
- a CDS encoding 5-(carboxyamino)imidazole ribonucleotide synthase produces MSAAPKVLKPGDTIGILGGGQLARMIALAAAPLGLKVHIYAPEEDSPAFQVADSVTQAAYDDLGTLERFARSVDVVTYEFENVPVYTADFLAGHVPVHPGPRALGITQDRLEEKTFVSRLGIETAPFAPVNSVEELEEALAEIGRPAVLKTRRFGYDGKGQTIIREGDDPAAAFAAIGHHPAILEGFVPFEREVSVVAARTEDGRFAAYEVTENEHRNHILYRSTVPADVTAAVDAVSREIARRMGEALGYVGVFAVELFLVVVDGAQGVIVNEIAPRVHNSGHWTLDGAVTSQFEQHVRAIAGWPLGAVERLGHVEMTNLIGDEADDWLAVLEEPGAHLHLYGKTEARPGRKMGHVTRIFEE; encoded by the coding sequence ATGAGCGCCGCCCCCAAGGTTCTGAAACCCGGCGACACCATCGGCATACTCGGCGGTGGCCAATTGGCGCGCATGATCGCGCTCGCCGCCGCCCCGCTCGGGCTCAAGGTGCACATCTACGCGCCGGAGGAGGACAGCCCGGCCTTCCAGGTGGCGGATTCCGTCACGCAGGCCGCCTATGACGACCTCGGCACGCTGGAACGCTTCGCCCGGTCGGTCGATGTCGTGACCTACGAATTCGAGAACGTGCCGGTCTACACGGCCGACTTCCTCGCCGGCCATGTGCCGGTGCACCCGGGCCCGCGCGCGCTCGGCATCACGCAGGACCGGCTGGAGGAGAAGACCTTCGTCTCCCGCCTCGGCATCGAGACCGCCCCCTTCGCGCCCGTCAACAGCGTCGAGGAGCTGGAGGAAGCTCTCGCCGAGATCGGCCGGCCGGCGGTGCTGAAGACCCGCCGCTTCGGCTATGACGGCAAGGGCCAGACGATCATCCGCGAGGGCGACGACCCCGCCGCCGCCTTCGCCGCCATCGGCCACCATCCCGCGATTCTGGAGGGCTTCGTGCCCTTCGAGCGCGAGGTCTCGGTCGTTGCCGCCCGCACCGAGGATGGCCGCTTCGCCGCCTATGAGGTGACGGAGAACGAGCACCGCAACCACATACTCTACCGCTCCACCGTGCCGGCCGACGTGACGGCGGCGGTCGACGCGGTCTCCCGCGAGATCGCCCGCCGCATGGGCGAGGCGCTCGGCTATGTCGGCGTCTTCGCGGTGGAGCTGTTCCTCGTGGTGGTGGACGGCGCGCAGGGCGTGATCGTCAACGAGATCGCCCCGCGCGTGCACAATTCCGGGCACTGGACGCTGGACGGCGCGGTGACGAGCCAGTTCGAGCAGCATGTGCGCGCCATTGCCGGCTGGCCGCTGGGCGCCGTCGAGCGGCTCGGCCATGTCGAAATGACCAATCTGATCGGCGACGAGGCCGATGACTGGCTCGCCGTGCTGGAAGAGCCCGGCGCGCATCTGCACCTCTACGGCAAGACTGAGGCGCGCCCCGGCCGCAAGATGGGCCACGTCACCCGCATCTTCGAGGAATGA
- a CDS encoding sulfite oxidase heme-binding subunit YedZ, with translation MPFLRENSGKLSPEKIGALLVVLFPIALLAARALAGGFAPADPFGGAALGPGAGGGLGGGGLGGGGLGGGGLGGALGEEPALGARPLIEVIRFVGDWTIRLLLLTLAVTPARRLFNWPKLLGARRTLGLGAAFLLGVHFVIYLVDLGDLGMAAREIVLRIYLTIGFIALLAFAALAATSWDGALRRLGGIWWNRLHALVYPATALGILHFFMQQKLDVTEPTLMAGLFVWLMGWRVMQRFGRGTGFFNLIALAVVSGLLTAFLEAGWYLAATGIDPARVLAANLDFTYSIRPAWWVFAAGLAASLASELVLRWRPLPVRRQARA, from the coding sequence ATGCCCTTCCTGCGCGAGAATTCCGGCAAGCTCAGCCCCGAGAAGATCGGGGCGCTGCTCGTCGTCCTCTTCCCCATCGCCCTTCTGGCCGCCCGCGCGCTCGCCGGCGGCTTCGCGCCGGCAGACCCGTTCGGTGGCGCGGCCCTCGGGCCGGGGGCCGGCGGGGGTCTTGGCGGCGGAGGACTTGGCGGCGGAGGACTCGGTGGAGGCGGATTGGGCGGCGCGCTGGGCGAGGAGCCGGCGCTAGGCGCCCGGCCGCTGATCGAGGTGATCCGCTTTGTCGGCGACTGGACCATCCGCCTGCTGCTGCTCACCCTCGCGGTGACGCCGGCCCGGCGCCTGTTCAACTGGCCCAAGCTGCTCGGTGCCCGCCGCACGCTCGGCCTCGGCGCCGCTTTCCTGCTCGGCGTGCATTTCGTGATCTATCTGGTCGATCTCGGCGACCTCGGCATGGCGGCGCGCGAGATCGTGCTGCGCATCTATCTCACCATCGGCTTCATCGCGCTGCTCGCCTTCGCCGCCCTGGCCGCCACCTCCTGGGACGGCGCCCTGCGCCGCCTCGGCGGCATCTGGTGGAACCGGCTGCATGCGCTGGTCTATCCCGCCACCGCGCTCGGTATCCTGCACTTCTTCATGCAGCAGAAGCTCGACGTCACCGAGCCGACGCTCATGGCCGGCCTGTTCGTCTGGCTGATGGGCTGGCGGGTGATGCAGCGTTTCGGGCGCGGCACCGGCTTTTTCAACCTCATCGCCCTCGCCGTCGTCTCCGGCCTGCTGACCGCCTTCCTCGAAGCCGGCTGGTATCTCGCCGCGACCGGCATCGACCCCGCGCGCGTCCTCGCCGCCAATCTCGACTTCACCTATTCGATTCGCCCGGCCTGGTGGGTCTTTGCGGCGGGCCTTGCCGCAAGCCTCGCCAGCGAGCTCGTTCTACGGTGGCGGCCACTGCCGGTGCGCCGGCAAGCCCGCGCCTGA
- a CDS encoding nuclear transport factor 2 family protein yields MTDETRPPLPPFTLESATQKVRGAEDGWNSCDPRRVSLVYTPDSQWRNRAEFVTGREEIVAFLTRKWAKELDYRLIKELWAFTGNRIAVRFAYEWHDDSGNWFRSYGNENWEFAASGLMQRRYACINDLPIRESERKFFWDRSGPRPADHPGLSNLGL; encoded by the coding sequence ATGACCGACGAAACACGCCCGCCCTTGCCGCCCTTCACCCTTGAGAGCGCGACCCAGAAGGTCCGCGGCGCCGAGGACGGCTGGAACTCCTGCGATCCCCGCCGCGTCTCGCTCGTCTACACCCCGGACAGCCAGTGGCGGAACCGCGCCGAATTCGTCACCGGCCGCGAGGAGATCGTCGCCTTCCTCACCCGCAAATGGGCGAAGGAGCTGGACTACCGGCTGATCAAGGAGCTGTGGGCCTTCACCGGAAACCGCATCGCCGTGCGCTTCGCCTATGAGTGGCACGACGATTCCGGCAACTGGTTCCGCTCCTATGGCAACGAGAACTGGGAATTCGCCGCCAGCGGCCTGATGCAGCGCCGCTACGCCTGCATCAACGACCTGCCGATCCGGGAGAGCGAGCGCAAATTCTTCTGGGACCGCTCCGGCCCGCGCCCGGCCGACCATCCCGGCCTGTCCAACCTCGGGCTCTGA
- the miaA gene encoding tRNA (adenosine(37)-N6)-dimethylallyltransferase MiaA: MSENGRRPRAVLIAGPTASGKSALALELAERSGGVVINADSMQVYADLRVLTARPTREEEARAPHALYGHVDGGEEYSVAHWLEDARRTLAEAEAQGRLPILVGGTGLYFKALTQGLSPMPTVPPEVRERVRGLGLEAPELHARLAALDPETAARLRPSDTQRLMRALEVFEATGRPLARWQAERAGPPVLPGDEALRLFLATDRTVLRARIAERFHAMMEQGALEEARVLLARGLPADRTILKAHGMPWFARHLAGEITRAEAIEGGILDTRRYAKRQDTWFRHQLEGWTALAVPEAARLLRSTLG; the protein is encoded by the coding sequence GTGAGCGAAAACGGGCGGCGCCCGCGCGCGGTGCTTATCGCAGGACCGACCGCGAGCGGCAAGTCGGCGCTGGCGCTGGAACTCGCCGAGCGCAGCGGCGGCGTGGTGATCAACGCCGACTCCATGCAGGTCTATGCCGATCTGCGCGTGCTGACCGCCCGCCCGACGCGGGAGGAGGAGGCGCGCGCGCCGCACGCGCTCTACGGCCATGTCGACGGCGGCGAGGAGTACTCCGTCGCCCACTGGCTGGAGGACGCCCGTCGCACGCTCGCCGAGGCCGAGGCGCAGGGGCGGCTGCCGATCCTCGTCGGTGGCACCGGGCTCTATTTCAAGGCGCTGACGCAGGGCCTTTCGCCCATGCCGACCGTTCCCCCTGAGGTGCGCGAGCGGGTGCGCGGGCTTGGGCTGGAGGCGCCCGAACTGCACGCCCGGCTTGCCGCGCTCGATCCCGAGACCGCCGCGCGGCTGCGGCCCTCCGACACGCAGCGGCTGATGCGGGCGCTCGAAGTGTTCGAGGCCACCGGACGCCCGCTGGCGCGCTGGCAGGCCGAGCGCGCCGGGCCGCCGGTGCTGCCGGGCGACGAGGCGCTGCGGCTGTTCCTCGCCACCGACCGTACCGTGCTGCGCGCGCGCATCGCCGAGCGCTTCCACGCCATGATGGAGCAGGGCGCGCTGGAGGAAGCGCGGGTACTGCTGGCGCGCGGGCTGCCGGCCGACCGCACCATCCTCAAGGCGCATGGCATGCCGTGGTTCGCCCGCCATCTCGCCGGCGAGATCACGCGCGCCGAGGCGATCGAGGGCGGCATTCTCGACACGCGCCGCTACGCCAAGCGGCAGGACACCTGGTTCCGTCACCAGCTCGAGGGCTGGACCGCGCTCGCCGTGCCGGAGGCGGCGCGGCTCCTGCGCTCGACCCTCGGCTGA